In Romboutsia lituseburensis, a genomic segment contains:
- a CDS encoding M20/M25/M40 family metallo-hydrolase has translation MYAGKEELLNLTLELVGIKSVSGTSDEAYVSNFVYQKLKELDYYKENPEHLFIKAINNDELNRSFVCALMKSKKKTTKTILTIAHIDTADIENAGILKEYILSPYEYTDKLKEHIDLLNEDAKNDLLSGDWLFGRGIMDMKMGLAMQIQLIKDYSKRDDFEGNLLLIAVPDEESNSKGAISAIPFINKVIKKHNLSPIAVINSEPDFGAYPGDDNKYIYTGSCGKLLPGIFIVGKEVHVGESLCGLNPNLIGAEILSRLDFNTSFCENIDNENTMPPTCLKYEDTKEVYNIQMPPSAIMYYNLQTLHSNPKDIILKLKNICKEASDEVIRKVKKAKTEYKKLSKSTIKEEDLEIKIYTFDEIYNKIYTERGEKFKKTISEKISEIIKNQDLDERDISCEIVKEVCKFAKSEEPFVIIFFAPPYYPHVGINKEDERSKKILTVVDNVIKRAKENYNIDIKTQKYFKGLSDLSYFALQDGEEVIKYLKPNMPCLGYKYNLPLEEIKKLNVPVLNYGPHGKDPHKFTERILVDYSFEILPELVRYMIEELIK, from the coding sequence ATGTATGCAGGAAAAGAAGAATTATTAAATTTAACACTAGAACTTGTGGGGATAAAAAGTGTGTCGGGGACTAGTGATGAGGCTTATGTTTCAAATTTTGTATATCAAAAATTAAAAGAATTAGATTATTATAAAGAAAATCCAGAGCATTTATTTATTAAGGCTATAAATAATGATGAACTAAATAGATCATTTGTATGTGCACTTATGAAATCTAAAAAAAAGACGACAAAGACAATTTTAACAATAGCACATATAGATACTGCCGATATTGAAAATGCAGGAATATTAAAAGAATATATATTAAGTCCATATGAATATACAGATAAGCTTAAAGAACACATAGATTTACTAAATGAAGATGCAAAAAATGACCTACTAAGTGGAGATTGGTTATTTGGTAGAGGAATAATGGATATGAAGATGGGACTTGCGATGCAAATACAACTTATAAAAGACTATAGCAAAAGAGATGATTTTGAAGGAAACTTATTATTAATAGCAGTACCAGATGAAGAATCAAACTCAAAAGGGGCAATAAGTGCTATACCTTTTATAAATAAAGTAATAAAAAAGCATAATTTAAGTCCAATAGCGGTAATTAATTCAGAGCCAGATTTTGGAGCATATCCAGGTGATGACAATAAGTACATATATACAGGATCTTGTGGAAAGTTACTTCCAGGTATTTTTATAGTTGGCAAAGAAGTTCATGTTGGAGAAAGTTTATGTGGGTTAAATCCAAATTTAATAGGTGCTGAAATACTTTCAAGATTAGATTTTAATACAAGTTTTTGTGAGAATATCGATAATGAAAATACAATGCCACCAACTTGTTTAAAATATGAAGATACTAAAGAAGTATATAATATTCAAATGCCTCCATCAGCCATAATGTATTATAACTTGCAAACACTACATTCTAATCCAAAAGATATTATATTAAAATTAAAAAATATATGCAAAGAAGCTAGTGATGAGGTTATTAGAAAAGTAAAAAAAGCTAAGACAGAGTATAAAAAGTTGTCCAAATCAACTATAAAAGAAGAGGATTTAGAAATTAAGATTTATACTTTTGATGAGATTTATAACAAAATTTATACTGAAAGAGGAGAAAAATTTAAAAAGACTATAAGTGAAAAAATAAGTGAAATTATAAAAAATCAGGACTTAGATGAAAGAGATATAAGCTGTGAAATAGTTAAAGAGGTTTGTAAATTTGCTAAAAGTGAAGAACCATTTGTGATTATATTCTTTGCACCACCGTATTATCCTCATGTTGGCATAAATAAAGAGGATGAAAGATCTAAAAAGATTTTAACTGTAGTAGATAATGTTATAAAAAGAGCTAAAGAAAATTATAATATAGACATTAAAACTCAAAAGTATTTTAAAGGATTATCTGATTTAAGTTATTTTGCACTTCAAGATGGGGAGGAAGTTATAAAATACTTAAAGCCTAATATGCCATGCTTAGGATATAAATATAATTTACCATTGGAAGAAATAAAAAAACTAAATGTACCTGTACTAAATTACGGGCCTCATGGTAAAGATCCTCATAAATTTACAGAAAGAATCCTTGTTGATTATTCTTTTGAAATACTTCCAGAGCTTGTAAGATATATGATAGAGGAATTAATTAAATAA